Proteins found in one Pseudoxanthomonas sp. SL93 genomic segment:
- a CDS encoding lipid-binding SYLF domain-containing protein, with amino-acid sequence MNRTSRRLLPPTALALAAALFTGHAIAGPKEDERATNAVRVLSEIQKIPENGIPDKLLDEGKAIVVIPDTLKAGLVIGGRRGHGLMSVKNPDGSWSQPVFVKLTGGSIGFQAGVQSSDVVLVFRNDRNLENIVNGKFTLGADAGVAAGPVGRNAAAATDGQLKAEIWSWSRARGLFAGVALDGAVLQIDDDANVAVYGSAATPRAIFEGRAGHPSDAVVVFRDQLEEATEIARSTRGTRGTQGTAARSAPVAAPSDGSVIAPVVVEAPAQTQGFEPVQEGEVRTEPLNGTP; translated from the coding sequence ATGAACCGCACCTCGCGTCGCCTGCTGCCGCCCACCGCCCTCGCCTTGGCGGCCGCCCTGTTCACCGGCCACGCCATTGCCGGGCCGAAGGAAGACGAACGCGCCACCAACGCCGTGCGCGTGTTGAGCGAGATCCAGAAGATTCCCGAGAACGGCATCCCCGACAAGCTGCTGGACGAAGGCAAGGCGATCGTCGTCATCCCCGATACGCTGAAGGCAGGGCTGGTCATCGGCGGCCGCCGCGGCCACGGGCTGATGTCGGTGAAGAACCCCGACGGCAGCTGGTCGCAGCCGGTGTTCGTCAAGCTGACCGGCGGCAGCATCGGTTTCCAGGCGGGCGTGCAGTCGTCCGACGTGGTGCTGGTGTTCCGCAACGACCGCAACCTGGAAAACATCGTCAACGGCAAGTTCACCCTGGGTGCGGACGCGGGCGTCGCGGCCGGTCCGGTGGGCCGCAACGCCGCCGCCGCCACCGACGGCCAGCTGAAAGCGGAAATCTGGTCGTGGTCGCGCGCGCGCGGCCTGTTCGCCGGTGTCGCGCTCGACGGTGCCGTGTTGCAGATCGATGACGACGCCAATGTCGCCGTCTACGGCAGCGCCGCCACCCCGCGCGCCATTTTCGAGGGCCGCGCTGGCCATCCCTCCGACGCGGTGGTGGTGTTCCGCGACCAGTTGGAAGAAGCCACCGAGATCGCCCGCAGCACGCGTGGCACGCGTGGCACGCAGGGCACGGCGGCACGCAGTGCTCCCGTTGCGGCGCCGTCCGACGGATCGGTGATCGCGCCGGTCGTGGTGGAAGCCCCGGCGCAGACGCAGGGT
- a CDS encoding alpha/beta hydrolase, whose translation MTLHEFDVETPIGRIAGLRGGDGDGVRMIALHGWLDNAASFVPLADHLPGVQVVAPDLPGHGHSAHLAPGAEYTSGVAVNAVLDVADALGWDTFCLLGHSMGAGIASLVAASVPQRVRKLVAIEALGGLAETVERTADRWREAIAAARALRGKQLRVFPDLAAPVRARMQANQLSEAAARLLVERGVRQVPGGYVWSSDPRLTLPTPQRLGEAQLSQLVAAIACPTTVVYADPPQAYFPEPLRTQRAQLLPNGRLHVIAGTHHLHMEDPATVAAVVADFLRD comes from the coding sequence GTGACCCTGCACGAGTTCGACGTGGAAACCCCCATCGGCCGCATCGCCGGCCTGCGGGGCGGCGACGGGGACGGCGTGCGCATGATCGCGCTGCATGGCTGGCTGGACAATGCCGCCAGTTTCGTTCCGCTGGCGGACCACCTTCCCGGCGTGCAGGTGGTCGCTCCCGACCTGCCGGGGCATGGCCATAGCGCACATCTGGCACCCGGCGCCGAGTACACCAGCGGGGTGGCGGTCAATGCCGTGCTGGACGTCGCCGATGCGCTGGGTTGGGACACGTTCTGTCTGCTGGGCCATTCGATGGGCGCCGGCATCGCCAGCCTGGTGGCGGCGTCCGTGCCGCAGCGGGTGCGCAAGCTGGTCGCCATCGAAGCATTGGGCGGCCTGGCCGAAACCGTCGAACGCACGGCCGATCGCTGGCGTGAAGCCATCGCCGCGGCGCGCGCGCTGCGCGGCAAGCAGTTGCGCGTGTTCCCCGACCTTGCTGCACCCGTGCGGGCACGCATGCAGGCGAACCAGTTGAGCGAAGCGGCGGCGCGGCTGCTGGTCGAGCGCGGCGTGCGACAGGTCCCCGGTGGTTATGTCTGGAGCAGCGATCCCCGCCTGACCCTGCCCACGCCACAGCGTCTGGGCGAAGCGCAGCTCAGCCAGCTGGTGGCGGCGATCGCATGCCCCACCACCGTGGTCTATGCCGATCCGCCACAGGCCTACTTCCCCGAGCCCCTGCGCACGCAGCGTGCGCAGCTGCTGCCCAATGGCCGCCTGCATGTCATCGCCGGCACCCACCACCTGCACATGGAGGATCCCGCCACCGTCGCCGCCGTGGTCGCGGATTTCCTGCGGGACTGA
- the hemH gene encoding ferrochelatase — MTETSPVALLAVNLGTPEAPTAPAVRRYLAEFLHDHRVVQLTRWLWCPLLHFLILPLRGPKAAAKYASIWLPEGSPLAVYTRRLAGALQARLPAWRVVDAMRYGQPSVGERLKALRADGVRRVVVLPLYPQYSTTTTESVRDVVTREAAGLDVRFIEDYSTDAGWLAAVVGSIRDWRAAHGAGEHLLFSYHGLPQRLARNGDPYPQRCEASTRAIVGLLGLRDDEWTLTYQSRFGKERWLEPATDVTLRELAARGVRKVDVVCPGFAVDCLETLEEVGIGFAEEFAHAGGELRYIPCLNDGAMHADALAALARHHAGEQA, encoded by the coding sequence ATGACCGAGACCTCTCCTGTTGCGCTGCTGGCGGTGAACCTGGGTACCCCGGAAGCGCCCACGGCGCCCGCCGTGCGGCGTTACCTGGCCGAATTCCTCCACGACCACCGCGTGGTCCAGCTGACCCGCTGGCTGTGGTGCCCGTTGCTGCATTTCCTCATCCTGCCCCTGCGTGGGCCCAAGGCCGCGGCCAAGTACGCCAGCATCTGGCTGCCGGAGGGCTCACCGCTGGCGGTCTACACGCGGCGGCTGGCGGGGGCGCTGCAGGCGCGCCTGCCGGCGTGGCGGGTGGTCGACGCGATGCGTTATGGCCAGCCTTCCGTCGGCGAACGCCTCAAGGCCCTGCGCGCCGACGGCGTGCGGCGCGTGGTCGTACTGCCGCTATACCCGCAGTACTCCACCACCACTACCGAATCCGTGCGCGACGTGGTCACGCGCGAGGCGGCGGGTCTGGACGTGCGCTTCATCGAGGACTATTCCACCGATGCCGGCTGGCTGGCGGCGGTGGTGGGGTCGATCCGCGACTGGCGCGCAGCGCATGGCGCGGGCGAGCACCTTCTGTTCTCCTATCACGGACTGCCGCAACGGCTGGCGCGCAACGGCGATCCGTATCCCCAGCGGTGCGAGGCAAGCACCCGCGCCATCGTGGGCCTGCTGGGACTGCGCGATGACGAATGGACGCTCACCTACCAGTCCCGCTTCGGCAAGGAGCGCTGGCTGGAACCCGCCACCGACGTGACGCTGCGGGAACTTGCCGCGCGCGGCGTGCGCAAGGTCGACGTGGTGTGCCCGGGCTTTGCCGTGGACTGCCTGGAAACGCTTGAGGAAGTGGGCATCGGGTTTGCCGAGGAATTCGCCCACGCCGGCGGCGAACTGCGCTACATCCCCTGTCTCAACGATGGGGCAATGCATGCCGACGCGCTGGCGGCACTGGCTCGCCACCACGCCGGGGAGCAGGCGTGA